The following nucleotide sequence is from Novipirellula artificiosorum.
CGCCGAATCCCGCGTTGAGCTTCGCTTCCTGTTCGTGGGTCAGGTTGGATTTGATGAGCGTTCCAATCTGGCCTTTCATTTCTTCTTCGACTTTGTCCAACGGGGCGCTTCGCTCTAGGCTGCTTCTGGTGCTTCCAAACGATCTTGCTGTTTAAGTTTTGCGCGAATCACGCAGGAGGCCATGGCCAGTCCAATGCCATCGGACAACAGATTCAAACCGAACCAGACGCCCAGCAACCAGACGGCACCCGCTGGCCCCTGTGCCCAGATCAGACCGCCCAGGAACAAGCCCGTGACGCCGCTAAACAATAGCCAGCTCCAACCTTGCTCTGGTCGAACTTGAAAGGCCGTCGCCACCTGAATCAAACTCTGCACAACGATGCTGATGGCCAAAACCACGCTCAGCGTCAGAGCGGCGATGCCGGGAGCGAACAGCACTGAAATCCCACCCAGCAAGTAAAGCACACCCAGCAACAACTTCCAGATGAATGCCCCCGAGGACCGATTCACATCGTCAATGGAATGAATAGGTTTGACATGTCAGCGGTTTCTCGACAGGTCTCTAACCTAACGGCTTTGGGTGTTGAGGGCCATTCAGCGGAAGGCTCGAAGTCCAGAAATCAATATGCAAAAAGCGCAACCGGCCTTCGGTGCGCTAACAGCGTTCCCGAATCGTTCAAGTGCAAGACGCTTCGTTCGGCATGGCATTGGACCGAAGGGCCGGCGGGACATCAATAGGTTTGCTGCATCTTGCTCGGTCCTCCACCAAGGTCGTGCGCCAAGCGCGTCGATTAACAAGCAACAAACGACACCACGCTTGGCTGCCCGAATCACAGCCTCCAGGACTTCATCTGCAGTGCCCCCGGCATTCCAGATGTAGAACTCCATCAGCACGCTTGTCTTCGCCGAATCAATGTCGTTGACGATGGCTTCGAGGATCTCTTGCGTATTCGACATTAAGTCGAAATTGCTACCGCAGACTGTAGGAAATCCGATCAGTCGACGACCGATTTTGTCCATGCACTGGACGTCGGGCGAGTGCCGAGGCCAATCAACATCCGTCAATCGTTTCCGGATCGTAGCATC
It contains:
- a CDS encoding DUF1269 domain-containing protein, which produces MDKVEEEMKGQIGTLIKSNLTHEQEAKLNAGFGEE
- a CDS encoding HdeD family acid-resistance protein — translated: MHSIDDVNRSSGAFIWKLLLGVLYLLGGISVLFAPGIAALTLSVVLAISIVVQSLIQVATAFQVRPEQGWSWLLFSGVTGLFLGGLIWAQGPAGAVWLLGVWFGLNLLSDGIGLAMASCVIRAKLKQQDRLEAPEAA
- a CDS encoding phospholipase D-like domain-containing protein is translated as MKYLFLNPSTIAVLLHGLIVVALSARVVMKRPATGVALAGMLLVSETPFVGAAADLLIGERLIGRRRGQGIKTMRVDFREIADATIRKRLTDVDWPRHSPDVQCMDKIGRRLIGFPTVCGSNFDLMSNTQEILEAIVNDIDSAKTSVLMEFYIWNAGGTADEVLEAVIRAAKRGVVCCLLIDALGARPWWRTEQDAANLLMSRRPFGPMPCRTKRLALERFGNAVSAPKAGCAFCILISGLRAFR